The Pichia kudriavzevii chromosome 3, complete sequence nucleotide sequence TCCTcgactttttttttatcttgtagatttttttttttttcattaatgAGTTCATTTCGGGAAGTGGGGATTGCCAAGTATTTGGAGTTAAATACTAAGGATTTGCCAAAAACTTGGCAGCAGATCCTCTTCCAAAATGCCGTACATGCCCCGGTAGTGTACATTTACATGCCGCGAAAAAACATTTCAGTATTTACGAACTCTACCGCAACGACAAAAGTAACAAATGCGTAATCACAATAGCAAGCAATGCCATACTGAATAGATATATGCATATTAAGTTAATGGGGTATATAGCAAACAGAAGTATCGAAAAAGGCTCAACACTTTTGTAGAAAAACACAAGCGATTTAAGTCGTATTCCCTTTGTTTGCTAGTTTTTCTTCGAATaccaaaaaacaaacttgATTTGTATGCAAGGGAACAATAAAAAGACTCGAGATATTGTTCGACATAGACATTAGTAAGAAAATCACACGTCCATCTATACAAACAGTTCCTTATGGCATTTGTTATTGTTCCATTATCGACTCCGTAAATTCCCACTTGTTCTCTTGGACCTATTACGAAAGGAGTTTTCTTGAAGTAGAGTTATACCTCTTCACAAATTTTCACCTTCTCAAATGTCCGAgaacaaggaaaaatttCGGTTTTGAACTTCTCTAATGCATTTAAGCGCGCAAATCATGCATGGAAGCATTTGGGGAAGAATAATTTCGACGGCGAAACATTTGTTAAtaattacaaaaaaaaattgtttaTAGGGGAAGAGGGtcagagaaacaagaaattcatTCTCCCATAACATGTATCAAGGAGTACATAGATAATATCGGAAGTGTTTGCCAGAGTTTGGTAAATATAAACAACAAATCTGAAGGTCACAGAACACGATGTCCTTGGGTGACACTATATTTAGGAATTGTTCTGGATCTGCATGATCTATAAAAATATCACGCATAAACGATATTTTTTAGAGATGGGTGTTGGCATGATTCTTCTAGTCGCTCATTATTTCTCACATGCAAgcctttttttctcaatggATCTAATAGATGGTGGGCTTTATATCGATTTGCACATAAATGGATGCCTCagatcaacaacaatttccACCACTGCTCTTTCCCTCAAGAATAACGCTTTGCTAGTAATGATGAGTAATACACCCAGGCCAGCAAATATAGGCCCTTCATCTAATAACAAAACTGCAAGACACATGGAAATGCTTTCTATTCCATCAAACCCCATAATCCACTCCACGGCTAATCCGGTTCCATACCCCTCATATATAGTTTATCCGCCAGTTGCGCTTCAACAGCAACTCCAAAGCCTCCCTCAGCATCAACAGCATATTGAAGATCTGCATGATCAAGCACAACAAGTAGAAgattatcatcatcagcaaaaaaaacaacaacaacaacaacaacaacaacagcagcagcagcaacaacaacaacagcagcagcagcagcaacaacagcaacaataTCTTCAGCCCTgttatcaaaatcattatCTACCACCACAGCAGATACCGTTACGTTTACAACATTCACCACATCCACTTATACAAAGACTGTCCCAACAAGTGCCACAAAGGCTACCGCAAATAGTTCCAACACAGCTACCACAACAACTACCGCAAAATTTACCGCAGATTAAGcatgaagatgttgaaatgAATTCAGTGTTATCACCAATGATAAACCCCTATAGCGGCGTTCCCTCGCTGGTGCCTAATCATTTTATACAAACGCAACAGGCTTTTTCATTAGGAGAGCCTATCAATGAAGCCAAAACACAAAGACCAGGCTATTTAACATACTATCAGTACCCCTCATCAACGCTATTACCAGTAGACACGTCGATATATGTACAGCAAACTAATAACATAGTCACGTCGGTCAATAGATCACAGGCTTCACCACCACCGGCAGATTCTCCAAAGACGGCGTTTGGGTCGCCCATATGGACCGCTGATGATGACAAATTGCTAAGGCACCTgaaggaggagaaaaaaCTAGGCTGGAGAGAAATTTCTGTACATTTCCCCAAACGGACACTGAATGCATGCCAGTTCAGATGGAGAAGATTAATTGCcaaggaagaaaacaagaaaaaaagagacaccatgaagaaaatgttgaagaaaaggcTTAAACTGATTGGCACAGATAGCGCCGGTGGTACAGGATGCCATGATGTCTCTGAGAGCGATCAACCTGCAAAGAAGGCATAGGTTTTTTTGCTTCAGTTTAAGTACTAGATTTATAAGGACGCATAATGCCATTCCAAGGAACCACATGTAGTATACCCTAGACACTATAATACTTTCAGGCCCCGTTTGCAAATTGCATCACATTGATCAGATAATTCCACATTGTACGAAATTGTTAGCATGTGTTTTTGCTAGTTAAATCGCCATCTTCCCCATTGGGAATTTGTATAAATACGGTAAGTATTCAAAAATGGCCATATAACATAGTGTAGGCCAACAGTTTGCACAGGTAGTTTCCCCCTCTGTATGTCAACATCTATTTTTATAGATATTAGAATGATTTtatctatatatatgtatgcCTCTGAGTTAGTGGTGTTCCGCTGGTTCACTTAAACACCTCACTTATCACCCGTTTTGAGGCATCCCGCCTCCAACAAATTTGCACACGGAACTTTCTCACGATCCTCGGAAGTATCCAAGagttgttttctcttttttggGTTAATTGAAGATTCGGTGAAGTTTTTAACTCGGCACAATGATGTGACACGATATCTAAGTATTCAGAATTTGTTCAGTTGCTTTTAAAGATGATCTGTTCTTTGCTGGACGTTCGCATAGAAAAGACATGT carries:
- a CDS encoding uncharacterized protein (PKUD0C10660; Pfam Domains: Myb_DNA-binding(1.3e-07)) is translated as MIYKNITHKRYFLEMGVGMILLVAHYFSHASLFFSMDLIDGGLYIDLHINGCLRSTTISTTALSLKNNALLVMMSNTPRPANIGPSSNNKTARHMEMLSIPSNPIIHSTANPVPYPSYIVYPPVALQQQLQSLPQHQQHIEDLHDQAQQVEDYHHQQKKQQQQQQQQQQQQQQQQQQQQQQQQQQYLQPCYQNHYLPPQQIPLRLQHSPHPLIQRLSQQVPQRLPQIVPTQLPQQLPQNLPQIKHEDVEMNSVLSPMINPYSGVPSLVPNHFIQTQQAFSLGEPINEAKTQRPGYLTYYQYPSSTLLPVDTSIYVQQTNNIVTSVNRSQASPPPADSPKTAFGSPIWTADDDKLLRHLKEEKKLGWREISVHFPKRTLNACQFRWRRLIAKEENKKKRDTMKKMLKKRLKLIGTDSAGGTGCHDVSESDQPAKKA